In the genome of Actinomadura graeca, one region contains:
- a CDS encoding bifunctional glycosyltransferase/CDP-glycerol:glycerophosphate glycerophosphotransferase → MHKVQGYIRQCLDSILDPDLPNLEVIAVDDASPDGCGEILDEFAERDSRVRVLHLAENVGLGHARNAGLDAATGDYVWFFDSDDHATEGAVRAVCDRLAETRPDVLVFDYARSYWNGKVKRSIINDLFREPPAPDVFTLEERPSVLEMMMTAWNKAIRRQFLLDLGLRFSGGYYEDVNVTYPILMAAERLSLLDRVCYIYRQRRRGAITKTTGAKHFDAFAQYDRIFAFMDEMGPKADPFRQLMFDRTIWHLLVIIERGDRVHESENERFFSEMSKTYNRYRPEGHVPPDTKPFLAEKHRLIQKNDYRGFQRLGAGSVKAKAKKPARKANNLRKRGVLYSKEVAKDRYYQMQRRLAIDENLAVFAAYWYRGYACNPAAIYEKARELAPHIRGVWVVKPGARKDMPKGVEYVVSGSADYYRTIARAKYFVNNVNFPDHYVKRPGQVHMMTQHGTPLKKMGLDQMEFPVGAKDMDFKALITRSDRWDYLLSSNPLSSEAWERGFPCNYEMLEIGYPRNDRLVQADEEERGRLRAALGVPEGATAVLYAPTHRDYQRHYTPMFDIGRFVEQLGQDHVLLLRAHYYYKLKNMAADMGWPEGRVIDVSKYPSVEDLAIASDALLTDYSSVMFDYANLDKPIVIYANDWETYKLTRGVNFDLTATPPGVVATTESELVDAFVSRAAWSDTANKARENFRARFCPWDDGHAAERAVRRMFLGEKVPSPPR, encoded by the coding sequence GTGCACAAAGTGCAGGGCTACATCCGGCAGTGCCTGGATTCGATCCTCGACCCCGACCTTCCGAACCTGGAAGTCATCGCCGTCGACGACGCCTCGCCGGACGGATGCGGGGAGATCCTCGACGAGTTCGCCGAGCGGGACTCCCGGGTCCGGGTGCTGCACCTCGCCGAGAACGTCGGCCTCGGGCACGCCCGCAACGCGGGGCTGGACGCCGCGACCGGCGACTACGTGTGGTTCTTCGACAGCGACGACCACGCCACCGAGGGGGCCGTCCGCGCGGTCTGCGACCGGCTCGCCGAGACCCGTCCCGACGTCCTGGTCTTCGACTACGCGCGGTCCTACTGGAACGGCAAGGTCAAGCGCAGCATCATCAACGACCTGTTCCGGGAGCCGCCCGCGCCGGACGTGTTCACGCTGGAGGAGCGCCCGAGCGTCCTTGAGATGATGATGACGGCGTGGAACAAGGCGATCCGCCGGCAGTTCCTCCTCGACCTCGGGCTGCGCTTCAGCGGCGGCTACTACGAGGACGTCAACGTCACCTACCCGATCCTGATGGCCGCCGAGCGGCTGAGCCTGCTGGACCGGGTCTGCTACATCTACCGGCAACGCCGCCGCGGTGCGATCACCAAGACGACCGGCGCCAAGCACTTCGACGCCTTCGCCCAGTACGACCGCATCTTCGCCTTCATGGACGAGATGGGGCCGAAGGCCGACCCGTTCCGGCAGCTGATGTTCGACCGGACGATCTGGCACCTGCTGGTGATCATCGAGCGCGGCGACCGGGTGCACGAGTCGGAGAACGAGCGGTTCTTCTCCGAGATGTCCAAGACCTACAACCGGTACCGGCCGGAAGGGCACGTCCCGCCCGACACCAAGCCGTTCCTGGCCGAGAAGCACCGGCTGATCCAGAAGAACGACTACCGGGGCTTCCAGCGCCTCGGCGCCGGGTCGGTGAAGGCCAAGGCGAAGAAGCCCGCCCGCAAGGCCAACAACCTCCGCAAGCGCGGCGTGCTGTACTCCAAGGAGGTGGCCAAGGACCGCTACTACCAGATGCAGCGGCGCCTGGCCATCGACGAGAACCTCGCCGTGTTCGCCGCCTACTGGTACCGCGGGTACGCCTGCAACCCCGCGGCGATCTACGAGAAGGCGCGGGAGCTGGCCCCGCACATCCGCGGCGTGTGGGTGGTGAAGCCGGGGGCGCGCAAGGACATGCCGAAGGGCGTGGAGTACGTCGTGTCCGGGTCGGCCGACTACTACCGGACCATCGCCCGCGCGAAGTACTTCGTCAACAACGTCAACTTCCCGGACCACTACGTCAAGCGCCCCGGCCAGGTGCACATGATGACGCAGCACGGCACCCCGCTGAAGAAGATGGGCCTCGACCAGATGGAGTTCCCGGTCGGCGCCAAGGACATGGACTTCAAGGCCCTCATCACCCGCTCGGACCGCTGGGACTACCTGCTCTCGTCCAACCCGCTGTCCAGTGAGGCGTGGGAGCGCGGGTTCCCGTGCAACTACGAGATGCTGGAGATCGGCTACCCGCGCAACGACCGGCTCGTCCAGGCCGATGAGGAGGAGCGCGGGCGGCTGCGCGCCGCCCTCGGCGTCCCCGAGGGCGCGACCGCGGTCCTGTACGCGCCGACGCACCGCGACTACCAGCGGCACTACACCCCGATGTTCGACATCGGCCGGTTCGTCGAGCAGCTCGGCCAGGACCACGTGCTGCTCCTGCGCGCGCACTACTACTACAAGCTCAAGAACATGGCCGCGGACATGGGCTGGCCCGAGGGCCGCGTCATCGACGTGTCCAAATACCCGTCGGTCGAGGACCTCGCCATCGCCTCGGACGCGCTGCTCACCGACTACTCGTCGGTCATGTTCGACTACGCCAACCTCGACAAGCCGATCGTCATCTACGCCAACGACTGGGAGACCTACAAGCTGACCCGCGGGGTCAACTTCGACCTCACCGCCACCCCGCCGGGCGTCGTCGCCACGACGGAGAGCGAGCTGGTCGACGCGTTCGTGTCCCGGGCGGCGTGGAGCGACACCGCGAACAAGGCGCGCGAGAACTTCCGGGCGCGCTTCTGCCCGTGGGACGACGGCCACGCCGCCGAGCGCGCCGTCCGCCGGATGTTCCTGGGCGAGAAGGTCCCCAGCCCGCCACGGTGA